From one Macrobrachium nipponense isolate FS-2020 chromosome 37, ASM1510439v2, whole genome shotgun sequence genomic stretch:
- the LOC135208892 gene encoding uncharacterized protein LOC135208892, whose translation MFYGQRNAALETQEHVPWVAPDDAEGSDVDVSPLDIDSDDDDPTYVPDEGLTQDDAFDPPNSRARKVNVVVPQAMPMEEEGEPNLRGLVLMNGRRKTLISVPCPTSFIRSLTI comes from the exons ATGTTTTATGGGCAACGCAATGCTGCATTGGAGACTCAGGAACATGTACCATGGGTAGCCCCTGACGACGCTGAAGGAAGTGATGTCGACGTGAGCCCTTTggacattgacagtgatgatgacgaccctacctacgttcctgacgaaggccttactCAGGACGATGCCTTTGACCCTCCTAACTCTAGAG cTCGCAAGGTCAATGTTGTTGTCCCTCAAGCGATGCCTATGGAAGAGGAAGGTGAGCCTAACCTAAGAGGTCTCGtgctgatgaatggaagaaggaagacatTGATATCCGTGCCCTGCCCAACTTCATTCATCAGAAGCCTGACTATTTGA